One window from the genome of Pirellulales bacterium encodes:
- a CDS encoding SMP-30/gluconolactonase/LRE family protein, which produces MKYEEVPLPAAAAESHLKTVVCLAFTEGPAVDADENVYFSDIINNRIMKLAADGTLSVFREPSYRTNGQTFDQQGRLYHCEGAEFGPGGGRRVTRTNLVSGQYEVLTDQYDGVRYNSPNDVCVDGQGRIYFTDPCYADRSLMEMREEGVYRIDHDGRVTRILVQPAIDRPNGIAVTQDSKRLYVIDSCPTEQGNRKVWGFDLDSAGNPHNQRLIYDFAPGRGGDGMRLDMAGNLYVAAGVMAARGPHETSDVLPGVYIISPEGKLLGRIPIYEDVITNLAFGGTDGRTIYITAGKTVVKARVDHPGQVAYPLWQIA; this is translated from the coding sequence ATGAAGTACGAAGAAGTCCCGCTCCCTGCGGCTGCTGCGGAATCGCACCTGAAAACGGTCGTTTGCCTGGCTTTCACCGAGGGACCAGCCGTGGACGCCGACGAAAATGTCTATTTCTCGGACATTATCAACAATCGCATCATGAAGCTGGCCGCCGATGGCACGCTGTCGGTTTTTCGCGAGCCCAGCTATCGCACCAATGGCCAGACATTCGACCAGCAAGGAAGGCTCTATCATTGCGAGGGGGCAGAATTCGGACCGGGGGGCGGCCGCCGCGTCACGCGCACGAACCTGGTATCCGGCCAATACGAAGTGTTGACCGATCAGTACGACGGTGTGCGATACAACTCCCCGAATGACGTCTGCGTTGACGGTCAGGGCCGAATTTATTTCACGGACCCCTGCTACGCCGATCGTTCGCTGATGGAGATGCGCGAAGAGGGGGTGTACCGCATCGACCACGACGGTCGCGTGACGCGCATCCTTGTGCAACCGGCCATCGATCGTCCGAACGGGATTGCCGTGACACAGGACAGCAAAAGGCTGTACGTCATCGACAGTTGCCCGACCGAACAGGGCAATCGCAAAGTCTGGGGCTTCGACCTCGATAGCGCGGGCAACCCGCACAACCAACGGCTGATCTACGATTTCGCGCCCGGGCGTGGCGGCGACGGAATGCGCCTGGATATGGCGGGCAATCTCTATGTCGCGGCCGGAGTAATGGCGGCGCGTGGTCCGCACGAAACTTCAGATGTGCTACCTGGCGTTTACATCATTTCTCCTGAAGGAAAGCTCTTGGGACGCATCCCGATCTACGAAGACGTCATCACGAATCTCGCCTTCGGCGGTACCGACGGTCGCACGATTTACATCACGGCTGGAAAAACCGTGGTGAAAGCGCGTGTCGACCATCCAGGCCAGGTGGCGTATCCGTTGTGGCAGATCGCCTGA